A stretch of Miscanthus floridulus cultivar M001 chromosome 13, ASM1932011v1, whole genome shotgun sequence DNA encodes these proteins:
- the LOC136501732 gene encoding uncharacterized protein, translated as MPSAPWPPTAGAPPPPQRATQGTVSTVAPERGPVEGSRSPPAKEAEATARLPSADYYSELNTLEHVERTKKYQGKLAARLKAKYFSNRTFEKGYAFEEIVIGSKTIRLSRWPFTRLFADPAKFCQEKSSTEKDISPSLAGEAMSND; from the exons ATGCCGTCCGCCCCGTGGCCTCCCACTgccggagcgccgccgccgccgcagcgagcGACGCAGGGCACGGTCTCCACCGTGGCGCCGGAGCGTGGACCCGTCGAG GGTTCCCGATCTCCGCCCGCGAAGGAGGCGGAGGCCACGGCTCGGCTTCCGTCAGCGGACTACTACTC AGAGCTAAATACCCTGGAGCATGTAGAGAGAACCAAAAAATATCAGGGTAAGCTTGCAGCACGGTTGAAGGCCAAATATTTTTCCAACAGGACTTTTGAAAAAG GATACGCATTTGAAGAAATTGTTATAGGGTCCAAGACCATCCGGCTAAGCAG GTGGCCATTTACAAGGTTGTTTGCAGATCCAGCAAAATTTTGCCAAGAGAAGAGCTCAACTGAGAAGGACATTTCTCCATCTCTGGCTGGTGAAGCCATGTCAAATGATTAA